From Amphiura filiformis chromosome 20, Afil_fr2py, whole genome shotgun sequence, a single genomic window includes:
- the LOC140142792 gene encoding lengsin-like produces the protein MSIAQVLKCIEDNSIDLIRFEQTDMYGIARSKTIPARHFRKKATEGLNFFLGHLSYDPMAGFIQGTGYLEEIGYGDAVCFPDFNTFVILPWCDRTGRILIEPTFRGEQVASHPRVVARRQLDRLKNLGLSLLSAHEYEFYLVHRGTKKRINNDHNIRSTLRNNEDMKFTNQIARDLPQVGVDIECLETEYGLGQLEISYLPAFGIRAADNAHTYKASIKEIARQHNYEAIFMSKPFPDDVGNASHFCHSLWDAEEKVPVLYDPNDPNGLSETAKHWMAGILAHAPAIGVLMAPTVNCVSRYQLNSWAPYNATWGYDNRSCFLRVKVNGSKNTYIENRAGASGSNPYLSLAATVAAGIDGIERKLSLPKEVTGSAYDEKEIPPGTALIPNTMKEALKAFLDDKVITDALGEEFVRVFRVAKEHEMKLQEEAISKGNTNWEQELYFDYM, from the exons ATGAGTATTGCACAGGTGCTGAAGTGCATCGAGGACAACTCCATCGACTTGATTCGTTTCGAGCAAACGGATATGTATGGCATTGCTCGCAGCAAAACCATACCAGCACGTCACTTCAGAAAGAAAGCCACCGAAGGACTGAATTTCTTCCTGGGTCATCTGTCCTATGACCCCATGGCTGGATTTATTCAAGGGACAG GTTACTTGGAAGAGATTGGTTATGGTGATGCAGTCTGTTTCCCCGATTTCAACACATTCGTTATACTACCATGGTGCGACAGAACGGGCCGTATTCTCATCGAGCCAACATTCCGCGGCGAACAGGTGGCGTCCCATCCACGCGTGGTTGCTAGAAGACAACTTGATCGCCTCAAGAATCTCGGTTTGTCACTTTTATCGGCTCACGAGTATGAGTTTTACCTAGTGCACCGTGGAACAAAGAAACGCATAAACAATGATCATAACATACGGTCAACTCTACGAAATAACGAAGATATGAAATTCACGAATCAGATCGCGCGAGATTTGCCTCAAGTCGGTGTTGATATAGAGTGTTTAGAAACCGAGTATGGATTAGGGCAATTAGAAATAAGTTATCTACCCGCTTTTGGCATTCGTGCAGCTGATAACGCGCATACTTATAAAGCAAGCATCAAGGAAATTGCCCGTCAGCATAATTACGAGGCCATTTTCATGTCGAAACCATTTCCTGATGATGTTGGTAATGCTAGTCATTTTTGCCACTCCTTATGGGATGCGGAAGAGAAGGTACCAGTTTTGTACGATCCAAACGACCCAAATGGTCTCTCCGAAACCGCAAAACACTGGATGGCCGGAATTCTTGCTCATGCCCCTGCGATAGGGGTACTAATGGCTCCAACAGTGAATTGCGTATCACGATATCAGCTCAACTCTTGGGCGCCATATAACGCCACCTGGGGTTACGACAATAGGAGTTGCTTCTTGCGAGTAAAAGTCAATGGGTCCAAAAATACTTACATAGAAAATCGTGCTGGAGCAAGTGGGTCCAATCCATACCTGAGCTTAGCCGCTACTGTCGCCGCTGGAATCGATGGTATAGAGCGCAAATTAAGTCTTCCAAAAGAGGTGACGGGAAGCGCCTATGACGAGAAAGAAATTCCACCAGGAACTGCCTTAATTCCTAATACAATGAAAGAGGCGCTGAAAGCATTCCTGGATGACAAAGTCATCACTGATGCTTTAGGTGAAGAATTTGTCAGAGTTTTTCGGGTGGCAAAAGAACATGAAATGAAATTACAAGAAGAAGCCATCTCTAAAGGGAACACAAATTGGGAGCAAGAACTATACTTTGATTACATGTAA